A region of Methanocorpusculum labreanum Z DNA encodes the following proteins:
- a CDS encoding amidohydrolase has product MTTIPNEKITAFTGGKILTMDPDRGHAETVIIQNGRIKDIGDAELINQYPNAAVVDLSGRTLIPGFIDSHNHLSSFGCFFPEWANLIGITDETAVFAALAEHEKENLGPGWLVGFGWFDAQCGGKEFTRADLDAIYPDRPVVLIQATFHKSVVNSKALELLGIESSSPDPRCGIIQRDQNGVPTGILIEEAQVPVFQTIMAADTRRHADLIEARAKELLPFGITAVHDPGVTPAAEAAYRLLYDEGRLPVSVLMMPHGSAVLDNDLGSRLAGPSTGAGDEKLRTGPAKLFADGATSETVAFAMKMHGQVITSGKYRDDFADVLCTAARNGWQTCVHSFGNATTDAVLDAYEQAAKETPAGFVLRPRLEHVTLLSNSQIERLSKMNACVSVQPQFLVRGEGMKRAPLDEGKWFAYGDLSRSGVVVAASSDDPGGFMDARDPIKCSVMGSTMSAGDGKTIFPEQVMPFVEWLRIYTAGSAFAGGQENERGMLKKGMVADLVLLKGELDPQNPPVVDETWKDGRLVYQREAPEKTV; this is encoded by the coding sequence ATGACAACAATACCGAACGAAAAAATAACTGCGTTCACCGGCGGCAAGATCCTCACCATGGATCCAGACCGCGGCCACGCTGAGACAGTAATAATTCAAAACGGCCGGATCAAGGATATCGGCGATGCAGAACTCATAAATCAGTATCCAAACGCCGCGGTCGTCGACCTCTCCGGCCGGACCCTTATACCGGGCTTCATCGATTCGCATAACCACCTCTCCTCCTTCGGCTGTTTTTTCCCGGAATGGGCAAACCTGATTGGGATCACCGATGAGACGGCGGTCTTTGCAGCTCTGGCCGAACATGAAAAAGAGAATCTGGGGCCAGGCTGGCTGGTCGGATTCGGCTGGTTCGATGCACAGTGCGGGGGAAAAGAATTCACCCGGGCAGATCTCGACGCGATCTATCCCGACCGTCCGGTCGTTCTGATCCAGGCGACATTTCATAAAAGCGTTGTCAACAGCAAAGCGCTGGAACTCCTCGGCATCGAATCATCGTCGCCGGATCCGCGGTGCGGGATCATTCAGAGGGATCAAAACGGTGTTCCAACCGGCATCCTGATCGAAGAGGCCCAGGTCCCGGTGTTTCAAACGATCATGGCGGCAGACACCAGGCGTCATGCCGATCTGATCGAGGCCCGGGCGAAGGAACTTCTGCCGTTTGGGATCACTGCGGTCCATGATCCGGGCGTCACCCCGGCAGCCGAGGCCGCCTACCGTCTGCTCTATGACGAAGGCCGGCTTCCCGTTTCGGTCCTGATGATGCCGCACGGAAGCGCCGTGCTCGATAATGATCTCGGCTCCCGTCTCGCAGGTCCCTCTACCGGAGCGGGAGACGAAAAGCTTCGGACCGGTCCTGCGAAACTTTTCGCCGACGGGGCAACCTCCGAGACCGTCGCTTTTGCGATGAAGATGCACGGCCAGGTCATCACCAGCGGAAAATACCGGGACGACTTCGCCGATGTCTTGTGCACGGCCGCCAGAAACGGATGGCAGACCTGCGTCCATTCGTTTGGGAACGCCACGACCGACGCCGTACTCGATGCCTACGAACAGGCGGCAAAGGAAACGCCCGCCGGCTTCGTGCTTCGGCCCCGTCTCGAACATGTGACGCTTCTTTCGAACAGCCAGATCGAGCGGCTTTCCAAAATGAACGCCTGCGTCTCCGTCCAGCCGCAGTTCCTTGTTCGGGGCGAGGGCATGAAGCGTGCTCCTCTCGACGAAGGAAAATGGTTTGCATACGGCGATCTTTCCCGTTCCGGCGTAGTTGTTGCGGCAAGCAGCGATGATCCCGGAGGATTCATGGATGCCCGCGATCCGATCAAATGCTCGGTCATGGGCTCGACGATGAGCGCCGGGGACGGCAAAACGATCTTCCCCGAGCAGGTCATGCCGTTTGTCGAGTGGCTGCGTATCTACACTGCGGGCAGTGCCTTTGCCGGAGGACAGGAGAATGAGAGGGGCATGCTGAAAAAAGGCATGGTCGCGGATCTCGTGCTCCTGAAAGGGGAACTCGACCCCCAAAATCCCCCGGTCGTCGATGAGACCTGGAAGGACGGCCGGCTCGTCTACCAACGGGAGGCCCCGGAGAAAACCGTATGA
- a CDS encoding GNAT family N-acetyltransferase, which translates to MTEPTIFIRDAAASDFNDVMIVEKEAFGYDKEAILVAELLEDTTAQPVVSLLAFAGDEPVGHILFTKASLEGPGPAPLIYLLAPLAVRPAFQNKGIGGMLILEGLKRLKDMGVVLVFVLGHEAYYPKYGFVEGAERMGFAAPYPIPEIHAGAWMVQNLGSDDYAGVFGRVVCADALQKPEHWRE; encoded by the coding sequence ATGACGGAACCTACAATTTTCATCAGGGATGCGGCCGCGTCCGATTTTAACGATGTAATGATTGTCGAAAAAGAGGCTTTCGGTTACGATAAGGAAGCGATCCTTGTTGCCGAACTTCTGGAAGATACAACGGCTCAGCCGGTTGTATCCCTGCTCGCTTTTGCGGGAGACGAGCCGGTAGGGCATATTCTGTTTACGAAAGCGTCCCTTGAGGGGCCGGGTCCTGCGCCCTTGATCTATCTTCTTGCCCCGCTCGCCGTCAGACCCGCGTTCCAGAACAAAGGGATCGGCGGCATGCTGATCCTCGAAGGCCTGAAACGGCTCAAGGATATGGGGGTCGTGCTCGTCTTCGTGCTCGGCCACGAGGCCTACTATCCGAAGTACGGGTTTGTCGAGGGGGCCGAACGGATGGGATTTGCCGCCCCGTATCCGATCCCGGAAATACATGCGGGTGCCTGGATGGTGCAGAATCTAGGTTCCGATGATTATGCGGGCGTTTTTGGCCGGGTCGTTTGTGCGGACGCACTGCAGAAACCGGAGCACTGGAGGGAGTAA
- a CDS encoding methyltransferase family protein codes for MTPDPVPLSKKAVRILRAKGILSGTIPVLIMGVILFLSAGTLNWPMAWVILCVMFAATAFVTLVCSPDLIIERMYKQKGEKDWDTRLVKTMNLVGLLPLLTAGLALRFGWTGQVPFVVEGIALCFFLLGYGIFIWAMLTNRFFSRVVRIQDEKDHHAVTGGPYCFVRHPGYLGFMLVVLAQPLMLGSFWALIPGVITAGLFIIRTRREDAALLRELPGYPAYARDVRYRLFPGIW; via the coding sequence ATGACCCCGGACCCCGTTCCCCTTTCGAAAAAGGCCGTCCGCATCCTGCGGGCGAAAGGCATCCTTTCCGGAACGATCCCGGTTCTGATCATGGGCGTGATCCTGTTCCTCTCGGCAGGCACGCTTAACTGGCCGATGGCCTGGGTCATTCTTTGCGTCATGTTTGCGGCGACCGCGTTCGTGACCCTCGTCTGCAGTCCGGATCTGATCATCGAGCGGATGTACAAACAGAAAGGGGAAAAGGACTGGGACACCCGGCTGGTCAAAACGATGAACCTTGTCGGACTTCTGCCTCTCCTGACCGCGGGCCTTGCTCTGCGGTTTGGCTGGACCGGCCAGGTTCCGTTCGTCGTGGAAGGAATCGCTCTCTGCTTTTTCCTTCTCGGCTACGGGATATTCATCTGGGCGATGCTCACCAACCGCTTTTTTTCCCGCGTTGTCCGTATCCAGGATGAAAAGGATCACCACGCCGTGACCGGAGGTCCCTATTGTTTCGTTCGTCATCCCGGCTATCTGGGATTTATGCTGGTCGTTCTTGCCCAGCCTCTGATGCTCGGATCGTTTTGGGCGCTTATTCCAGGCGTTATTACCGCAGGATTATTCATTATTAGGACCAGGCGTGAGGATGCCGCCCTCTTGAGAGAACTGCCGGGCTATCCCGCGTATGCACGGGACGTTCGCTACCGGCTTTTCCCCGGGATCTGGTGA
- a CDS encoding methyltransferase family protein, giving the protein MDETHLRRRTYLNAAGFFVFFWLILFVPAWTLDFWQGWIYWSIFLAAEVFIILYFLKKDPELIRSRLRIGPSAEPERSQKIIQTFGGISYLLVLVIAGLDHRFGWSSVSPYLAIAGDILILAAFYVVYLTFRENHFTAAIVEVQNGQTVISTGPYAWVRHPMYAGTSLLVLASPFALGSLWALIPAFLVIAGIVLRLLEEEKFLGVNLPGYPEYCTKTRFRLIPFVW; this is encoded by the coding sequence ATGGATGAAACGCACCTTCGGCGCAGAACCTATCTGAATGCGGCAGGCTTCTTCGTCTTTTTCTGGCTGATCCTTTTCGTTCCCGCCTGGACCCTGGATTTTTGGCAGGGATGGATCTACTGGAGTATCTTCCTCGCGGCCGAGGTCTTCATCATCCTGTATTTTCTGAAAAAGGATCCGGAGCTTATCAGAAGCAGACTCCGGATCGGACCGTCAGCAGAGCCTGAACGGAGCCAGAAGATCATCCAGACGTTTGGGGGAATTTCGTATCTGCTCGTCCTCGTGATCGCGGGGCTCGATCACCGGTTCGGCTGGTCGTCGGTGTCGCCGTATCTGGCGATCGCCGGGGATATTCTGATTCTGGCCGCATTCTACGTCGTGTATCTGACGTTCAGGGAGAACCATTTTACGGCCGCGATCGTCGAAGTGCAGAACGGTCAGACGGTCATCTCGACCGGGCCGTATGCATGGGTCCGTCACCCGATGTATGCCGGGACATCCCTTCTTGTGCTCGCATCGCCGTTTGCTCTCGGTTCTCTCTGGGCATTGATCCCGGCATTTCTCGTGATCGCCGGGATCGTGCTGCGGCTTTTGGAGGAGGAGAAGTTCCTCGGCGTGAATCTTCCCGGATACCCGGAGTACTGCACAAAGACCCGCTTTCGTCTGATCCCGTTCGTGTGGTAA
- a CDS encoding TetR/AcrR family transcriptional regulator, whose product MKEVMGMPKMVPEYREEAKRRIVQAGLEAMYEKGYCKTTMDDIAARLDVSKPALYRYFKNKDELVIESAKILQGQYRKVTDQDEPDRCPVRMWIDTFDQMMSQNPNEHALLLELFAISAREPVIRDFSVERMKNGIEKPAQMIAEQQNEGLVSQKMDPRTLAIACVSMFNGMRMMMLLGVEREELRARWVEIVRTLFGVPDECPQDCAGCGKCGGAEQQ is encoded by the coding sequence ATGAAAGAGGTAATGGGTATGCCAAAGATGGTGCCGGAGTACCGGGAAGAGGCGAAAAGGCGGATCGTTCAGGCAGGGCTTGAGGCGATGTACGAAAAAGGCTACTGCAAAACCACGATGGATGACATCGCCGCCCGTCTGGATGTGAGTAAGCCTGCTCTCTACCGGTATTTCAAAAATAAGGACGAGCTTGTTATCGAAAGCGCCAAGATCCTGCAGGGTCAGTACCGCAAAGTTACCGACCAGGACGAGCCGGACCGCTGCCCGGTCAGGATGTGGATCGATACGTTCGATCAGATGATGTCGCAAAATCCAAACGAACATGCGCTGCTTCTCGAGCTTTTTGCGATCAGCGCCCGCGAGCCGGTTATCCGGGATTTTTCCGTGGAGCGGATGAAAAACGGGATCGAGAAGCCCGCACAAATGATCGCCGAACAGCAAAACGAGGGGCTCGTCTCGCAGAAAATGGATCCCCGCACCCTTGCTATTGCTTGCGTGTCGATGTTCAACGGGATGCGGATGATGATGCTTCTCGGCGTCGAAAGAGAGGAGCTTCGCGCCCGGTGGGTGGAGATCGTCAGAACGCTGTTCGGCGTTCCGGATGAGTGCCCGCAGGACTGCGCCGGATGCGGGAAGTGCGGCGGAGCAGAACAGCAGTAA